The Mucilaginibacter rubeus genomic interval TAAAGCTGAGATAGAGATCGACCTGGAAAGCCAAACCATCACCATCTCATCAACCGGCGAAAAAGAAAGCTTCGAGATCAACCCGTACAAAAAAGCCTGCCTGATAAACGGCTATGATGATATCGACTACATCCTGAGCCAAAAAGGCAAGATTGAGGAGTTTGAATCTGTAAGGTAAAAGCTGAAAGGTTAAAGGCGAAGGGTCAGAAACCCGACCAGACTAATGAACCATTGAACAAATGAACTAATGAACCAGTCAACAACCAATAAAGTAATTCAGCGAGAAGGTAAAGGTACCGCCAAATTATTCGACGAACGGAGTTTAGCGAATGATTATGCAACCCTTGCCCCCCTGCTCAGGCCTGGCCTGAAAGTGCTGGATGTGGGTTGTGGCACGGGCGCTATCTCCAAAGATATTGCCGCGTTAGTTGGCGAAAGCGGTCATGTTACGGGCATTGACAATACCGAATATTTTATCCAGAGCGGTAAGGAGACTTACGCTTCGGTTCAAAACCTGGAACTGATCTACACTGATCTGTTCAGCTTTGAGCCTGAAGAAAAGTACGACCTCATCGTTTCGGCCCGTGTGTTACAATGGCTGAGCAATCCAGTTGAGGCTTTAAAGAAAATGTATTCGCTGTTAAAACCAGGTGGCACAGTATCCATTTTGGATTATAACCACGAGGCTTTACAATGGCAGCCGCAACCACCGGTAAGCATGCAGCGCTTTTACGCTACTTTTTTAAGGTGGCGGGGCGATGCCGGTATGAACAACCACATTGCCGAAGATCTGCCCGAATATTTGCAGGAAGCAGGTTTTGCCAATATCGAAGTATTTAATGCCGATGAGGTTTATCAAAAAGGCGAATATAACTTTGAAGGCAAAGCAGGCATCTGGGCAAAAGTAGCCCAGTCAAAGCAAATGGTTGAGGAAGGCTATATTGATGATGAATCGCGCTTGCTGGCTATTGATGAGTACACCAACTGGGTAGAAAATGAAGCCGAGCAAATGGTGATGAAACTAAAAGAAGTATGCGGCGTAAAACCCGAATAAATAAAACATCTATAAAACAAAAAACCGCTGCCTCTGGCAGAGATTAGGGTTATGGGAATTAAAAAACATATATTAGTAATACCCGGCGACGGGATAGGCCCGGAGGTTACCACTTGGGGTAAAGCAGTTTTAGAAAAAATCGGTCAGGATTTTGGCCACGAATTTACTTTTGACGAAGCCCTGATGGGCCATGCGGGTATCGAGGCAACCGGCAATCCGCTGCCTGACGAAACTCTGGCTAAAGCTAAAGCAAGCGATGCTATCCTGTTTGGCGCTATCGGTCACATCAAATATGATAATGACCCGTCGGCCAAAGTACGTCCGGAGCAGGGATTATTAAAGATCCGTAAAGAGCTTGGTTTATACGCCAACCTGCGTCCTATTATGTTGTTTGATGAGCTTTTGGATGCGTCAAGCCTTAAGCCCGAAATATTGAAAGGTACGGATATCCTTTTCTTCCGCGAGTTAACCGGCGACGTTTACTTCGGCGAGAAAAAACGCAGCGAAGATCGTAACACCGCTTCTGACCTGATGATCTATTCACGTTACGAAGTTGAGCGTATAGCAATCAAAGCTTACGAGGCTGCCCGCGTACGTGGTAAAAGGTTATGCTCTGTTGATAAAGCAAACGTATTGGAGGCTTCACGCTTATGGCGCGAGGTGGTACAGGAAATTGCCAAACAATATCCGGATGTTGAAACCGAGCACATGTTTATTGATAACGCGGCCATGCAGTTGGTTAAAAACCCTAAAAAGTTTGATGTGGTATTAACCGCTAACCTTTTTGGTGATATCCTAACCGACGAAGCGTCGCAAATTGCAGGCTCAATGGGTATGCTGGCTTCAGCTTCGGTAGGTGATGGCACAGGATTTTTTGAGCCTATCCACGGTTCGGCACATGATATCGCCGGTCAGGATAAAGCAAATCCGCTGGCCTCTATCTTATCAGTAGCACTGATGCTTGAAATAAGCTTCGGCCTTAAAGAGGAAGCTAAAAAGATAACCGACGCCATTGATGAAACGCTGAAAGACGGTTACCGTACCGGCGATATAGCAGATGCCAATACCGACAAAGCTAAAATCTTAGGCACTACGGCAATGGGCCAAAAAGTGCTTGAATATTTATAGTAGACAGCCATTGTCATGATGACTAAGTTCAGCATCTTCATGATGATCTTGTTCCTCTTTTGTGGCTACGGAGCCAATAACGGAGGAGGGACATTTGCCTTTATCGAGGTGCTGATGGCCATGAGCATGGATGATAATGAAAAGCTCGAAAACCTGGTATTGCTGTTCGCAATAGCAGCCCAGGTAGCCGGAGTTTATGCCATCATCCGCTCAAACAGCAAGCTGATGCTATGGGTAATTATAGCCCTGAGCCTGGCGGTAATAGTTGTAACCGCTGCTTCGGCAGATGCCATTGGTAAAGTGATATGGGTTAACAGCTTGTTTGTGGTGAGTGCAGTAGTTTATATCGCATTGCACTTTAGAAACAAAAAAATATCAATTACCTCTAACGAGGTAACCGGATAAAATAAAAGCGCGGGCAAGTGCGATTCCTTCCCTGGGGAAGGAGGAGGAAGGGGTTAGATAAGCGTGCGGAAAGTATGCATGTTGCAGAAACCCCTCCCTGCCACTACACAATCTGCCGCACCCCTCCCAAGGGAGGGAATTACAAAAATAATCGGTGTAATCAAAAGCATCGGTGTAATCTAAGAAATATGAAATGGAACGCTGATTTGTACGACCAAAAGCATGCCTTCGTATTCAAATACGGGGAAGATGTGCTGGAGTTTCTGGATGTGAAACCGGGTGAGCACATCCTTGATCTGGGTTGCGGTACAGGCCATTTAACCAAACAAATACAAGATAAAGGTGCGGTAGTAAAAGGTACCGATTACTCGCCCGAAATGATAGCCCAGGCTAAACAACTTTACCCGGATGTTGATTTCGCAGTTGAAAACGCTGCCGATTTCTTTACCGACGAAAAATACGACGCTGTTTTTTCAAACGCTGCCCTGCATTGGGTGCTTGATGCTAACGGCGCAATTCGTAGTGTGTTTAACAGCCTCAAAAAAGGCGGGCGTTTTGTTGCCGAAATGGGTGGCAAAGGCAATGTTGAACGCCTGATAGAAGCTACTAAACAGGTGCTTCATAATCATGGTTACCATGAAAAAGCCGATGTAAAAGTTTGGTATTTTCCATCGGTAGGCGAATATACCACCAAACTGGAAGAGCATGGTTTCAGGGTAACGTATGTTATCCACTATGACCGCAAAACCGCGCTTCAGGATGGTGAACAGGGTGTAGCCAAATGGATCACCATGTTTGGCGCTCAATTTTTAGATGGTATCCCGGATGACGAAAAACAACAGATCCTGGCCGAGATCACCAAAAAGCTTGAACCTTTTTATAATGAGAACGGCGAATGGTATGCCGACTACAAAAGGTTACGGTTTATTGCAGTAAAAGAATAGATAGGAGACGTGAGATTTGAGATATGAGATTTTTTTCTCTAACTTGAATTTTGCTTTTTGATAAAAAAACAAAGAAATAAACACCGATGAAGGATAAGGGCATTAATTTCCTATCCAACATCTCAAATCAAAATAAAAAGATATGTTACACGATCCCAACCGCGTTTATGTTTTTGATACCACGCTTCGCGATGGCGAGCAGGTACCGGGTTGCCAGTTAACAACCCCCGAAAAGATTGAGATAGCTAAGGAACTGGAACTACTGGGCGTGGATATTATTGAAGCAGGTTTCCCGGTTTCAAGTCCGGGCGACTTCCAAAGCGTTGTTGAAATTTCAAAAGCTGTTAAAGAGCCTACTGTTTGCGCGCTTACCCGCGCTAACAAAGGTGATATTGACGCAGCTGTAGCATCTCTGCAATATGCCAAACGTCCACGGATCCATACGGGTATCGGTTCGTCTGATATGCACATCAAGCATAAATTTAACAGTACCCGCGAAGAGATTTTAGAGCGCGCTGTTGAAGCGGTTAAATATGCTAAGAAATCTGTTGAGGATATTGAGTTTTACGCCGAAGATGCTGGCAGGGCCGATGTGGTTTACCTGGCCCAGATGGTTGAGGCTGTTATTGCCGCCGGTGCAACTGTGGTAAACATTCCGGATACCAACGGTTACTGCTTACCAGATCAGTACGGTGCCAAGATCAAGTTCCTGAAAGAGAACGTTAAAAATATTGATAAAGCTATTATCTCGGTACATTGTCATAATGACCTTGGTTTGGCTACCGCCAACTCTATAGCCGGCTTACAAAACGGTGCCCGCCAAATTGAAGGTACTATTAACGGTATTGGCGAGCGTGCAGGTAACACTTCTATCGAAGAAGTGGTGATGATCCTGAAAACACACCAAACTTTAGGCTTGCATACTAACATCGACTCTAAAAAGTTTTATGAACTGAGCCAGATGATCCGCACACAAATGCGTATGCCGGTACAGCCTAATAAAGCTATTGTAGGTGCCAATGCCTTTGCCCACAGCTCAGGTATTCACCAGGACGGCTTCCTGAAAATGCGTGAAAACTACGAGATCATTCGCCCTGAAGATGTAGGCTTTCCGAGCGCCACAATAGTGCTAACCGCGCGCAGCGGCAGGCATGCTCTGAAATTCCATCTGGAGCGTTTAGGATATACGCTGGATAAGGAAGAACTTGCTTTTGTTTACAATAACTTTTTAACGCTTGCTGATAGTAAGCTTGACATAAATGACCAGGATTTGCAAGGCCTTATGGCGCACCGACTGGTAAAAAATTAACAATGGAAACTGATACAAAAAGCCGGCTTAATTTTGAAGCGGCATACCAGCGGATAAAGGACGTTGTGAAACGTACCCCGCTGCAATATAACGCCGGTCTTTCGGCAAAATATGAGTGTGATGTTTATTTAAAACGCGAAGACCTGCAGGTTGTGCGTTCATACAAGTTGCGCGGCGCGTACAACATGATCAGTCAGTTAAATGACGATGAGTTGAGCCGCGGTGTAGTTTGCGCCAGTGCGGGTAACCATGCCCAGGGCGTAGCTTTTTCATGCAACAAAAAAAATATTAAGGGTGTAATTTTTATGCCCGAAATAACGCCTAAGCAAAAGGTTAAACAAACCGCCATGTTTGGCAACGGTAATATAGAGATTGTGCTTACCGGCGATACCTTTGATGATTGCCTGGCCGAAGCCCTTGCCTATACCGAAAAACACCAGATGACTTTCATCCCTCCTTTCGATGACTACCGCGTTATTGAAGGCCAGGGAACCGTAGGTGTTGAAATACTGCAGGACCTGCCGGACATTGAAGTTGCAATCATGCCTATTGGCGGTGGCGGTTTTGCTTCTGGCACAGGTACCTATCTTAAAAATAACGTTCCGAACATTCACCTGATAGGCGTTGAGCCGGAAGGTGCCCCATCAATGCTGGGTGCCATAAACCATGGTAAACCTATTACATTAGATGAAATAGACCGTTTTGTTGATGGCGCCGCTGTTAAACGTGTTGGCGCGTTAACCTATGATATCTGTAAAGATATCCTGAACGATATGCTGCTGGTACCCGAAGGTAAAATATGCACCACCATACTCAAACTTTATAATGAGGATGCTATTGTAGTTGAACCGGCCGGTGCATTATCTGTAGCCGCGCTTGATGCCTGCAAAGAGCAAATCAAAGGCAAAAAGGTAGTTTGCATTATCAGCGGTGGTAATAACGATATTGCCCGCATGCAGGAGATCAAAGAAAAATCGCTGCTGTACGAAGGTTTAAAACATTACTTCATCGTAAGGTTCCCGCAACGTCCGGGGGCTTTGAAGTTATTTGTAAATAGTGTATTAGGCCCTGGTGATGACATTACCCGTTTTGAGTTCATTAAAAAGAATGAAAAAGAAAACGGCCCGGCACTGGTAGGCATCGAGCTAAAAAATGCTGAGGACTACCCTGCCCTGTTGCAACGGATGCACGCGCACCGTTTCAATGTTATTGAATTGAATAAAGACCAGACTTTGTTTGAGTATTTGGTGTGAGTCTCCCGCTCGTCATTGCGAGGCACGAAGCAATCCCAAACTATACAGAGTGGCTCTGCCAATCGGGGATTGCTTCGTGCCTCACAATGACGTGGTGGAGATGAAAGAGGCCTAAAACTTGAAAGTTTTAGGCCTCTTTTTTATTCTGTAAATTCTAAAATTCTGTAAATTCTGATTCAGAAATTACTCCTGCACCACATCAATCCAGTTACCATCCCCTTTAATGATATTGATCAACTCATCAAGCGCATTGGCCGAACTAATATTTTTCTTCACGGCTTCCTTACCACGGTAAAGGGTGATTTTATCGGTACCTGAGCCAACATAACCATAGTCGGCATCGGCCATTTCGCCGGGGCCATTTACGATACAGCCCATGATACCAATCTTCAATCCTTTAAGGTGACTTGTGCGACTGCGAATCATCTGGGTAGTAACCATCAGATCGAACAATGTACGGCCGCAGCTTGGGCAGGAAATATACTCTGTTTTGGAGATACGTGAGCGGGTAGCCTGCAAAATACCAAAAGCGGTAGAGGTAATTACATTAGTAGGTAGTTCAGGAGCATCTATCCAGATACCATCGCCAAAACCATCAACCAATAAAGCGCCAAGATCGGTTGAAGCGTAGAGTTGTAATTTAGATGTGAGATCTGAGATTTGAGATTTGAGATCAACTTCACTTTCGGACTTTCCGACTTCCGGACTTCCGGACTCGAATAAATAGCTTCTCTTCACAATCACCGGCACATCCAAACCAAGCTCTTCCATTTTAAAGAAGAAAGCGCGTTGCTCAGCCATACCGTGCAGGGCCTCGGTTTCGAGCACCAGCACCAGCGAATTATCCAACTGGATAGATCCGAAAGCATCTGAGTCAATATCAGCTGGCTGCAACCTTACTAAGTTTAGTTTTGAAGACCGGTCGACATCGCCAATATATTCCTGTAGGGTAAATACAGGGTGGCAATTGGTTTTATCGGCCAGTTTAAGCCAGGTATTGTAATTATAAAGCTGCTTTAAGTTGCCTGGTAAAGTAAACGAAGGCAATTCATCGGCCAGGTAAACAAAATCAACTGATTGTTCGGCCATGTTATATTTATCCAGCAGCGGCGAGTACAGGTAGCCTGCTTCGTTCAACACAGCCGGATCTTTCAGGTTCTTTTTCGATAAGTCAACCACTACCCTCGGCACCAAATGTCCGCCTATAAAAGCGTTGGCCTCGTAGGTTTCGCGTTTTTTGTATTCGTATGGATTATGTTGAGCTGGTGAAATGTCAAATGTTAAAGGCGAAATATTTTTATCTTCACCTAAAGCTTCGGCCTTTTGCCTTTCGCCTTTCGCCTTTTCCCTCAAAGAATAGCGACGAACCAACTCAATAGCAACCGGGGCTTCGGCTTCAGGCTCTTCGGTTAGGGATACACGCACGGTATCGCCGAGACCATCTTCCAATAACGTTCCTATACCTACGGCAGATTTAATGCGGCCGTCTTCACCATCGCCGGCTTCAGTCACACCAAGGTGCAGCGGATAGTTCATGCCTTCTGCAACCATAGTTTCAACCAGTAAACGGTAGGCCTGTACCATCACCTGCGGGTTGCTCGATTTCATTGAGATCACGAGGTTATAGTAATTGAGTTGCTCACACATCCGCATAAATTCCATGGCCGATTCAACCATACCTTGTGGGGTATCGCCGTAACGGCTCATGATCCTGTCGCTCAGCGAACCATGATTGGTACCGATACGCATGGCAGTGCCATATTCTTTACACACTTTTACTAACGGCGCAAACTTTTGGAGAATGCGTTCCAGTTCGCCCTGATATTCCAGGTCGGTATAATCTATCTGGTCAAATTTCTTTTTATCGGCATAGTTACCGGGATTAACACGCACCTTTTCAACTATGCGGGCAGCTACCTCGGCAGCATTTGGGGTAAAGTGAATATCAGCAACCAATGGCACTGTATAGCCACGGGCGCGAAGTTGCTTTTTAATTTCGGCCAGGTTTTGGGCCTCTTTAATGCTGGGCGCTGTGATCCGCACATACTCGCAACCGGCATCAACCATACGAATGGTTTGCTCAACCGTACCAATGGTATCCATGGTATCGGTAGTGGTCATGCTTTGTATGCGGATTGGATTATTCCCGCCCATAGGTATATCGCCGATATTAACCTCGCGGGTAATAAAACGCGAATATTCGGTTAATGAGTTACAATAACGACCGGGCAGCACTTTAACAGCATCAGTATTCATCAGTGATGGAAATTAATATAATGCAAATTTAGTGAATATGTTGGGATTAGGCTACCTGCATGTAAACGATAAATTCATAGTAAAGTCAATCACTTTAAATTGAATTTATATATTTTAGCTAAATAAAACCTTTATCTCTTCACAATGAGAAACTATATTTTGCTTATTACGCTTTGTTTCATCTTTTCGTGCAAGAGTAATACTAAAAAAGACAATGCTTCGATAGATGCAGATGCCGGAAACTCTAATTTACTCATTAAAAAATTCAAGCCACTACTGCAAGGCACCTGGGTAAACAAGACCTATATTGATAAGGTGGCAAAAACAAGATCGCCATTGGCGGCAGTGAAAGAAGCTGACGGCATATCATCTTTTAGCATCAATACCGCAGACATGAAAGGCGATAGTATTATTGTACCCGTTGGCTGGGATAATCATGACGGAAGTGACGTTACGTTATCATTTAAGAAAGGGAAGCGGCCTTCGTCGTTAATATTTGGAGCAGGCGAACTTTGTGCTACTGTTGATCACGGTGATACTATCATAACTGTTTATTATCCTAATAATAAGGGTCAGATTAAAACCACTCCATTTATCAGGGCAAACTCCAAAGAGATAATGCAAATTGCAGATGGGATGTACCGCCTGATTAATAAGGTGCTTATTGCCGGAACCTATAATTTACAAGATTCCACAGCAAATTCCGTGGTAATGTTTAGTATTGATGGCAAAGTGCAAGGATTTCGTGGCTTTAAAAACTACACCATAAACATCGACCTTAACTCGGACGCAATGGATAATCTTGACGAGATCGGATTTAGGAATGATATAAAACATCATGCCAGCTACTCATTTAAGTTTGATGGCGATACACTGAAGCTTTATGATACCAAACCCAACGCAGATTCGTCTTTATTGATTCTGGATAAATTAAAGTACAAATTGGTAAAGCAAAAGTAAGCTCAAACCCATCATATCAACCTATCTTTAATCACCAAAGTCCCGGCAATCATATCATGTAAACACTGTTGCTGCTTATTAAAAAACGCTATCAAGTAACCGATAAAAAGGGTTAATACTGAAAATAACTTGGCGAGGTTACGACCGATCGCCTTTCCAACGCTGATCCGGTTGCCATCCATATCCACTACTTTTATATTAAGCATTTGCTTACCGTAAGTAGCTTGCTTAACCGAGCTTTCCATTACCACATGATAAATAAATTTGCCAATGGGTGTAAAAGCAATAATACCGATAGAGGTATAGATGCGGGCCTGCTTATCAGTAACGAACAGGAACACCGCCGCAGCCGCAAGCATTACAAATACCCCAAACACTATAAACCAGTCAAGCGCTGATGCCAGCCAGCGCTGATCAAAGCTGCCGTAATATTGCATGAGCAGCTTTGGCCGGGCAAAGCCGAACAGTTCCCGTAACTCGGTAATTTCCTGGGCTTCCTTGTAATCCACCATGTCATCGGTCTTAACAAAATCGCCGGGTTTGATGCCGCGCGTTTTGAGCTCGGGGATGGTAAATGGCCCTTCGGGTTTACCGTTAATGACTAATATGTAGGATTGGGACATGAGGCGATCTATTACATAACCATATCATTGCGAGGAGGAACGACGAAGCAATCGCATACTATACAGGGCCGGCTTGCCTCTGTGCGATTGCCACGCTTCGCTTGCAGTGACATATTCTATTTGTGTTTTTATCCCTCTAAGATAGATATTCCTTCCACCAATCAGAATTATAAGCGCCTTTTACCTCGGTCGGTTCGCCAGGTTTGGGGGCAAATAAATTGATATGTTTTTGTTTTGCCATAGGTACCAACCATTCAATAGGCTCGTACCAGGCATGCGGGGCCAGGTTAAATGTACCATAGTGGATGGGCATCATCAGTTTACCTTTCAGATCAAGATGCGCGTTAGACGCATTATCCGGCCCCATGTGAATATCGGGCCAGAATTTTCCATATGCGCCTATTTCAAGCATGGTTAAATCAAACGGACCAAAAGCCTCTCCTATTGCTTTAAACTCGGGCGAATATCCCGAATCGGCACCAAAATAAATATTATGTTCAGGGCCTTTAATCACAAATGACGACCAAAGCGTTTCGTTTCTCCCGGTAATCCCCCTGCCAGAAAAATGCCGGGATGGCGTTGAAGTAAGAACAATTTCATTGCCGATCATCGCGCTATCACCCCAATCCATTTCAGTGATAAAATTGGCAGCCATACCCCAGCGGGTTAAATACTGGGCCACACCCACCGAGCAGAAAAAAGGAATATTTTTATCGGCAAAAAACTTGATCGTAGCTTTATCCAAATGGTCATAATGGTCATGCGACTGGATCACGGCATCCAGCGGTGGCAGGTCTTCAAGAGCTATAGGCGGTTTAAAAAACCGCTTAGGCCCAAATGATTGCGAAAACGAAACCCTGTCGCTCCAAACGGGATCGGTAAGGATGCGTTTTCCATCTATCTCAATCAGGATGCTGGAGTGCCCAATCCAGGTGATACGCAAACCAGATGCGGGCGGCGTATTGTAAACCGATGGATCTGTTTTAAACGGACCTAAAGTTTTTTTAGGCGTATTCTCGGCTTTGTTATTCACATATTCCCTCAAAATGGGAATCATTTTGCCAAAGCCAGCCTCGTCGGTAGGTATAGTATTTTGATATTTTTGTCCTTTTTTTCGCGATGCGGGTAAACTCATAACAGCAATTATAGTACTTAAAACAGGTATGATATAAGTAACGCAAAAAAGTTACGATTGGTTGAATGTCCGGTACCTTTATTTACTTAAAAATGATATTGCTGTATCGCAAAACTCAATTAACGGAGCAGGCAAAACATCCCCATCAAAAGGGTGCAAACCGCCAAAAGTATGATCGGCCTCTTTTTGTACGATGTATTGGCCAGCAGGATTAGCTTCGTGCAACTGCTGCGAATGGCTAACCGGTACCGTAGGATCGGCATCACCATGAATGATGAGCCATGGCTGGGTGATTTTAGCGGCCTGCTTTAAAATATCTAACCTAATCGGGTTATTATCCAGATCATCCAACAAGGTTGATTTGACAGGCATTTGCTGACCGGTGCGTTTATTTTCAAAGTAAAAAACCCCCTGCAGTCGCCACTGGGGCTCTATCTGTTTAGGCCAAAGGTTACGGAAACCGGATATGGAAGCCATGCTCACCAATTTTTTGATCCGCGCATCTTCGGCTGTTTTGATGATACTTATACCGCCACCCATGCTATGGCCAATGAGGTATACGCCATCGGCAACGGGTATGCTCGCGCCGCTGCAGGCAAAATCAATGATGGTATCCAGGTCTTCCAGTTCGATAGAGATGGTATTATCTGCAAAAGCAGTCAGATCTGCAAAATCTTGAGGATGTGCAGGCGTTGTGCCATTATGCGAAAAATTGAATTTCAGGAAACGGAAGCCATTTTTGACAAAGTACCGGGCCAGCAGATCATGCGTACCCCAATCTTTAAAGCCCTTAAAACCATGAGCGAAAATTACCAGTGGCGCATTTTTAAAAGCATCATCATAGGTAACATCAATAAGCATTGGTCGGCCTTTAGCGCCGGGAAGGGTAAAATTATCTTTCCTGATCATGGCGGCTAAGTTAGTATTAACCGGGATATTATTTCGGGAGCAGTCTGAAGTAATTAGGCTAAAGCCCTTCTTTGCTAACCCGATCCGTTGGCTAAAGCCACCGGCAATGAAAAACACAAGCTATTCAAAAGAAAGCGTCATTGCGAGGTACGAAGCAATCCCAAACTATACAGAGCGGATTTGCTTATCTGGGATTGCTTCGTACCTCGCAATGACGCTTTTTGTAATATTGTTTCCCTACACCCTTTTCCCGTTAAAAGTGATATTATACAAATCCGTGCGCCTGTCTTTGATATTTTGCACACTGCCGTATTCATGCAGCTCGTCCAATAACGACAGGTCAACATCAGCAATCACAATCATCTCGGTATTAGGTGTGGCTTCAGATTGAATACCATTGGTTGGGAAACCAAAATCAGATGGTGTAAATACCGCCGATTGCGCGTAGCTCACTCCCATATTATTTACGTTAGGCAGGTTGCCAACACAGCCGGCTATAGCCACATAACATTCATTTTCAACGGCACGGGCCTGCGCGCAAAACTTAACCCTGTTGTATCCGTTTTGGGTATCGGTAAGGAAGGGTACAAACAAGATTTGCATATCCTGCCCGGCCATAATGCGCGACAGTTCCGGAAACTCCACGTCATAACAGATCAGAATGCCTATTTTACCGGCATCGGTTTCAAACACCCTCACTTCATCACCACCACGGATGCCCCATGAGCTAATTTCAGATGGTGTTGGGTGGATCTTGTAAACCTCCTCCATGCTACCGTTGCGGCGCAGCAGGTAGGATACGTTATACAACGATTCTTCATCAATTTTAGGCATGCTGCCCGCTATGATATTTACGTTATAGGATACGGCCAGTTTGCCAAATTCCTCAACAATCTGCTGGGTATATTTTGCCAGCTCGCGCATGGCCTTGGCCGTATCCATGTGGTTATAATCGGCCATGAGCGGCGTGTTAAATAACTCAGGGAACAGAATAAAATCGGCCTGGTAGTCGCTCACCGCGTCAACAAAGTATTCGGCATGTTTAAGCAACTCGCTGATATTATTATAAGAGCGCATTTGCCACTGCACCAGCCCAATACGCACTACCGTTTTATGATTAATAGCATCACTTACTTCTTCATAGTAAACATTGTTCCACTCTATAAGCGTAGCAAAACCCTTTGAACGGCTATCCTCCGGCAGGTAGTTTTTCAGTACTTTACGTACGTGAAAATCATTAGATAGCTGGAACGATAGTGTAGGATCATAAATCTCCTTGTATTTCACCTTGTCGATATACTGTCGTGGCGTAAGCTCGTTCTGATATTTCTGATAATTGGGGATGCGTCCCCCAGCTATAATACTTTTTAGGTTTAGCTTTTCGCATAGTGCCTTCCGTGCTTCATAAAGGCGGCGCGCCAAACGAAGACCACGATAATTGGGGTGTATAAAAATATCGATACCATAAAGCACATCACCTTTTTCGTTATGGGTTTTAAAGGTGCTATCTCCTGTAATTTGCTTATAGGTGTGGTTATCCCCAAATTTTTGATAATCAACAATAATAGATAACGCACAGCCGACTACCACATCGTTCACGGTTACACAGATCTGTCCTTCAGGGAAAAGTTTGATGAGCTTTTTGATGGAATTGGCATCCCAATAGTCCTCATCCATATCCATATAAGCCGACTTCATCGACTTTTTAAGTTCCTGATAATCCTGTACTTCCAGGTTACGTAGTTCTACACTTTGCAGATCCATAGTTTTTTGTTACGATCAGTATTTTTATGTTATGCTGAACTGTCTCGAACGAGGTGTTTCAAACGCCCAACAAGACAAAGTTTGTTTATTGCAGTGCAGGGCAAACCAACAAGCTACCCCATCACTGTACTCCCAACATCCAAAAGCTCAATTGGTTTAAAGTAATTTTTCGCGATCGCTGGTATGCCACCAAACCCAATAGATC includes:
- a CDS encoding 2-isopropylmalate synthase, encoding MLHDPNRVYVFDTTLRDGEQVPGCQLTTPEKIEIAKELELLGVDIIEAGFPVSSPGDFQSVVEISKAVKEPTVCALTRANKGDIDAAVASLQYAKRPRIHTGIGSSDMHIKHKFNSTREEILERAVEAVKYAKKSVEDIEFYAEDAGRADVVYLAQMVEAVIAAGATVVNIPDTNGYCLPDQYGAKIKFLKENVKNIDKAIISVHCHNDLGLATANSIAGLQNGARQIEGTINGIGERAGNTSIEEVVMILKTHQTLGLHTNIDSKKFYELSQMIRTQMRMPVQPNKAIVGANAFAHSSGIHQDGFLKMRENYEIIRPEDVGFPSATIVLTARSGRHALKFHLERLGYTLDKEELAFVYNNFLTLADSKLDINDQDLQGLMAHRLVKN
- the leuB gene encoding 3-isopropylmalate dehydrogenase, with amino-acid sequence MKKHILVIPGDGIGPEVTTWGKAVLEKIGQDFGHEFTFDEALMGHAGIEATGNPLPDETLAKAKASDAILFGAIGHIKYDNDPSAKVRPEQGLLKIRKELGLYANLRPIMLFDELLDASSLKPEILKGTDILFFRELTGDVYFGEKKRSEDRNTASDLMIYSRYEVERIAIKAYEAARVRGKRLCSVDKANVLEASRLWREVVQEIAKQYPDVETEHMFIDNAAMQLVKNPKKFDVVLTANLFGDILTDEASQIAGSMGMLASASVGDGTGFFEPIHGSAHDIAGQDKANPLASILSVALMLEISFGLKEEAKKITDAIDETLKDGYRTGDIADANTDKAKILGTTAMGQKVLEYL
- a CDS encoding methyltransferase domain-containing protein; protein product: MKWNADLYDQKHAFVFKYGEDVLEFLDVKPGEHILDLGCGTGHLTKQIQDKGAVVKGTDYSPEMIAQAKQLYPDVDFAVENAADFFTDEKYDAVFSNAALHWVLDANGAIRSVFNSLKKGGRFVAEMGGKGNVERLIEATKQVLHNHGYHEKADVKVWYFPSVGEYTTKLEEHGFRVTYVIHYDRKTALQDGEQGVAKWITMFGAQFLDGIPDDEKQQILAEITKKLEPFYNENGEWYADYKRLRFIAVKE
- the ilvA gene encoding threonine ammonia-lyase IlvA, encoding METDTKSRLNFEAAYQRIKDVVKRTPLQYNAGLSAKYECDVYLKREDLQVVRSYKLRGAYNMISQLNDDELSRGVVCASAGNHAQGVAFSCNKKNIKGVIFMPEITPKQKVKQTAMFGNGNIEIVLTGDTFDDCLAEALAYTEKHQMTFIPPFDDYRVIEGQGTVGVEILQDLPDIEVAIMPIGGGGFASGTGTYLKNNVPNIHLIGVEPEGAPSMLGAINHGKPITLDEIDRFVDGAAVKRVGALTYDICKDILNDMLLVPEGKICTTILKLYNEDAIVVEPAGALSVAALDACKEQIKGKKVVCIISGGNNDIARMQEIKEKSLLYEGLKHYFIVRFPQRPGALKLFVNSVLGPGDDITRFEFIKKNEKENGPALVGIELKNAEDYPALLQRMHAHRFNVIELNKDQTLFEYLV
- a CDS encoding methyltransferase domain-containing protein is translated as MNQSTTNKVIQREGKGTAKLFDERSLANDYATLAPLLRPGLKVLDVGCGTGAISKDIAALVGESGHVTGIDNTEYFIQSGKETYASVQNLELIYTDLFSFEPEEKYDLIVSARVLQWLSNPVEALKKMYSLLKPGGTVSILDYNHEALQWQPQPPVSMQRFYATFLRWRGDAGMNNHIAEDLPEYLQEAGFANIEVFNADEVYQKGEYNFEGKAGIWAKVAQSKQMVEEGYIDDESRLLAIDEYTNWVENEAEQMVMKLKEVCGVKPE